From the genome of Plectropomus leopardus isolate mb unplaced genomic scaffold, YSFRI_Pleo_2.0 unplaced_scaffold29298, whole genome shotgun sequence:
GCTCCTTCAGATTTCACCAGTCAATACATCTTGAATCATAGAGGaattaaacattcattttaatcaCCTCATGTAATACTTGTGGGAGTGAAAACCTGCAGCTTTACTTAAGTGTCACTTGTGTTATTGTCTCTGAAGCAGCGTCACCATCTCTATCCTGCATCAGTTTGATAATTGTCAAGGCTGAAGTAAGACTCTTAATCTCTACCATGTCACAAAACTGGCAAAGAATCTTATCAGGCTCAATAAGATCATCATAATACCTCTAAGTctcaagaaaaacaatatgatTCACACATTGGACATAAACGATTGCATAAAACCTAAACAAACTTTTGGCTCACTTTGCCTTCAACAGTTTTAAAGGTTCCTGTAGcctgattttgtttctttgtcccATCTTTCTCCTGCTGTCCAGCGTGCCACTAGAGAAGGGCAACTCGGAGATGTATCGGCAGAGGGAGGCCCGTGCTGCTCGCCTGGCCAGTGAGATTGAGTCCAGCCCCCAGTATCGCCATCGTGTCGGTCTGGAAAATGATGAGGGCAAAAGCGAGGAAGACAAATACAGTGCTGTGGTGCGGGATGGCGGTGATCGTGAGAGGGGCCGCGAGAGTCCCCGTGACAGAGAGCGCGAAAGGGGCCGAGACAGTCCTGGAGCCAGCAGCAGGTGAGAGGGGACACTTGATTGTTGTGCATGGAGACAAGTAGTGATTGTCATAGTCAGGGCTGGGTACTGAGACTTGGTGCCAACATGGCACCAGTTTCTTTACAACCACTACTCACCGGTCTGAATCATAACAAAGTCTTCAGGGCCTCATTTCGATGCCAGGTTGTATGAATATCGTGCCCGAGAGCAAGTGTGAGCAAGAAAAATAGAAtgagtgagcatgtgtgtgacGGTGAGGTCACAGCAAGCGGAGCTAAATGTAGCAGTGCAGTGTGTGCACAGTGAAGGCTGTTTGTGAAGAAATGCTACAACTCCTCAAGACCTGAGCCAAGCTACTGTGTCTTGCTTGTCACCTGCTGATTAAAGTAAGGTGGGGTTAGCAAGCTAAGTTAGCCTCTCAGGCTCCCTTAAAGAGACTCTTAATCTCAATTGGACCAACCTGGTTTaataaaggataaataaataaataaggactgttaaggtggaccgCCTGTTCTCATTGTAGTGACAGTAACAGACATTCCTTAATGGATAGTAGAGAAATATCTGGCTgctgagtctctctctctgttaaatTATTGTGGTTGAGTTTGTATTTACTTATGTTAATTTGTTATTAATGctatgtatttattcatatttatactgAATATTTAAGTATAACTGTTAGCTatactgtaacaattttaagttcaaatttgccttaaaaaatcatgcttgagctttttttttttaaaaaaaaaaaaaaaaaaaaagtaaagtttagaCACTGgtacaattttaaaagtatcgTATCAGCACCGATATTGGAAAGGACCCAAACAATACCCAACTCTAGTCATAGTAAAGATTATAGTTTACAGTTCATCCAACTGCTGAATGAACTTGAATTCTCAGCgagttttctttatgtttctatGCTCCAGTCGGTTTTAACAGTGTAGTATTTCTTTTATCATCTATACGTTCCCCCCATGTGTGACGTATTTTGTCTTTCAGGGAGGGCAAGTACATTCCATTACCTCAACGTCAGAGAGAGATGAACCGTGAGCGGGAGCGCACTGAGAGAGGTCCTGGTGGGCCTCCACCCCACAACCGTCTCAGCGGAGGTTATCGCTCCaatcctccatcctcctcttctcccagACCCCCACTGCCCTCTGCTGCTGGGCCCCAGTCTGGCGTCTCCCCTTCAGAGAGAAACAGCCCTCTGTCAGGCCGAGGTGGAGCCTATGCTCCCCACCACCCACAGGGAGCCCCAAGCCCAGGCCCAAACTCTGGCCCTGCAAGCCCATACACACCTGCTTCTCCGGGAGGACCAGCCCCCTCGCCAGCCTCTGCTCCTGCTGCCCAGTCCCCAGCCAGCCCCCCTGCCCCACACGGACACTCAGTCCCTCATTCCCACTCACTCCCACACTCGCTGTCAGACGCTGGCAGGCCTGTCAATGGAAGTAGGTGTTTGAACTTGTGTCAGTGtttcagcagcttctgtgtgtgttcctaAGACAGTATGAACTGTGAAAAATTATAAGGAGATTTCTTTTGTATCTTTCAGTCTCTACAAGAACATCTCCTAAAGCCCAAAGACCTCCACAGTCGAGCAGAACAGTCCGTAGTTCAAACTCACACACTCAGTCCACAGGTACATTTGGTCAGCTGTTGTTACAGAATTGTCTTCTatattattgattgattttgtcGAAAACGTaaccttatttttttctgcactgtcCTTGCAGCTACTCGCTCTCCTAAATCAGGTTCTTCCCAGGACACGCCTTATTTGGACACATCGTCTGTCTCCTTGCCTCCCCAGAAGACGTCTGGCCCCGCCCCTCTCTTCCCTGTCGATGGTACTGTCTCATTTCTCGCCTAATTTCGTTTCATAGCTTGAAATCAAagtcaaaacagtttttctgtaATGATGTGAACTTCATCTTCTTCACCTTGTAGCAGTGACGGATGTTGAAGCTGGAATTTAATGAAGCACTACAATTTATTGgtttattatttgtttcatCTTTCCAGTGAATGAGATTCTTGGTGCAGCTGCAAAAGAACGTGCCGCAGAGAgccccagcagcacagaggatagCAAGAGTAGTAAAGGTGAGTGTTTGTAAGACTTAAAATTGGTAGTCTTGTGATTTTACTTGACACATAAATCAGATGATATACAATCCACACGTGCATGGTTGAATGCCCTGTATGTCTTGACAACATGCCCTGAGTGAAGAtttgtttcctctcttctctgccAGCTCCCTCAGTTCAGCAAAGGTCACAGATTGAGGAGTTGCGGAAATTTGGCAAGGAATTCAGGGTAAGAGTTCAGTTGCCTCTCCATTAAGCATGAAATAAGAAAATCTGTGACCAATCTGGCTGAGACATTACTGATGatggggattaaaaaaaaccactcaCTTTCAAAAGATCACTCTCTTTAATTCAGATGCAATTTAGCAATTTAGATGTAGTGTAGATTCTGTTTAGAGAGAAAAA
Proteins encoded in this window:
- the LOC121938376 gene encoding ataxin-2-like protein, whose product is EVKYGVTSTYDSSLSMYTVPLEKGNSEMYRQREARAARLASEIESSPQYRHRVGLENDEGKSEEDKYSAVVRDGGDRERGRESPRDRERERGRDSPGASSREGKYIPLPQRQREMNRERERTERGPGGPPPHNRLSGGYRSNPPSSSSPRPPLPSAAGPQSGVSPSERNSPLSGRGGAYAPHHPQGAPSPGPNSGPASPYTPASPGGPAPSPASAPAAQSPASPPAPHGHSVPHSHSLPHSLSDAGRPVNGISTRTSPKAQRPPQSSRTVRSSNSHTQSTATRSPKSGSSQDTPYLDTSSVSLPPQKTSGPAPLFPVDVNEILGAAAKERAAESPSSTEDSKSSKAPSVQQRSQIEELRKFGKEFR